In a genomic window of Flavobacterium crassostreae:
- a CDS encoding outer membrane beta-barrel family protein, which translates to MKNKKNDQSKKTMTKAYLLTLFLIFFLPNIKIYSQLIIQDSLKVIAEKQLKEVVIHGTKKPTLEAKSDKFIFNVENSSLVDGNNVLNVLEQTPLLNVDETSGINIMGFQKAAVYINSRKSVLTGKDLLDYLKNMPADNIVKIEIITTPSAKYDATDGGVINLILKRLETDGWKGSISLTNKQKRMNSTSKSGYLNYHKNKFSQSTTLYIGKDNTLVYDYNINKMYSDNSKQIIDSEKNTKDFHLGGTTALDYELNEKNLIGGVFELHYAKENNHIFNDNYTILNDNTENNKYLSNNNNDEIGKMVSGNLFYKLNEERTEKSLDLNFDWTYYSINKNNVLNTYLSENQNQWTYANLIKTEETKNNYAFKIDYAQPIAKTGYNLEIGSKINFLAIKNPYIFNNWNGNQFIIDLATTNKFNYNENINAIYFNINKQYLNKINLKLGLRIENTNTNTLQESDQINNNHNYTNWLPYVNLNYKINTKNNLTISYKKSILRPFPNEMNPFINYININNLSVGNTYLKVEDTENYKLTYIYKKAYSFISYYQKTSNFINNSIYQEGSTFITKPINLNGFMHEYYLGINVSQALFKNKINLNISTGVSVFDNSEIEKQNNIKLNGGDFYRLKLSFNYKDILKTSLNLDAYLSFVSPSNYANFTINDPSYRTAFNLNKKFEKQNIKIKINVNDPFNIYKWRTTFYSPIGAFGTNKQRDFRGISVSITKQFGNNKSKDTEKTESEKGRIETGQSTK; encoded by the coding sequence GTGAAAAATAAAAAAAACGATCAATCTAAAAAAACAATGACAAAAGCATACTTACTAACATTATTTTTAATTTTTTTTTTACCAAATATCAAAATTTATTCTCAGTTAATAATACAAGATAGCCTTAAAGTAATTGCAGAAAAACAACTAAAAGAAGTTGTAATTCATGGTACTAAAAAACCAACATTAGAAGCGAAATCAGATAAATTTATTTTTAATGTAGAAAATTCTTCTCTTGTTGACGGAAACAATGTTTTAAATGTCCTAGAACAAACGCCTCTATTAAATGTAGATGAAACAAGTGGAATTAATATTATGGGATTTCAAAAAGCGGCAGTATATATAAATAGCAGAAAATCAGTTCTTACAGGAAAAGATTTATTAGATTATCTAAAAAATATGCCTGCGGACAATATAGTTAAAATTGAAATCATAACAACTCCATCCGCTAAATACGATGCAACAGACGGAGGAGTTATCAATTTAATTTTAAAAAGATTAGAAACAGACGGTTGGAAAGGTAGTATTTCACTTACCAACAAACAAAAAAGAATGAATAGTACCAGTAAAAGTGGTTATCTAAATTATCACAAAAATAAATTTTCACAAAGTACAACATTGTATATAGGTAAAGACAATACTTTGGTATATGATTATAATATAAATAAAATGTATAGCGATAATTCTAAACAAATAATCGATTCAGAAAAAAATACAAAAGATTTTCATTTAGGCGGAACAACAGCTTTGGATTATGAATTAAATGAAAAAAATTTAATAGGTGGTGTTTTTGAATTACATTATGCAAAAGAAAACAATCATATTTTTAATGACAATTATACAATTTTAAATGACAATACCGAAAATAACAAATACCTATCAAATAATAACAATGATGAGATAGGCAAAATGGTTTCGGGCAATTTATTTTATAAACTAAATGAGGAGAGAACAGAAAAAAGTTTAGACTTGAATTTTGATTGGACTTATTACAGCATAAATAAAAACAATGTTTTAAACACATATTTATCTGAAAACCAAAACCAATGGACTTATGCGAATTTAATAAAGACCGAAGAAACAAAAAATAATTATGCTTTTAAGATAGATTATGCGCAACCAATTGCAAAAACAGGCTATAATCTTGAAATTGGGAGCAAAATAAATTTTTTAGCGATAAAAAACCCATATATTTTTAACAACTGGAATGGCAATCAATTTATTATTGATTTAGCAACTACTAATAAATTCAACTATAATGAAAATATAAATGCTATATATTTTAACATCAATAAGCAATATTTAAACAAAATAAATTTAAAATTGGGATTAAGAATTGAAAACACGAATACTAATACACTACAAGAATCAGATCAGATAAATAACAATCATAATTATACTAATTGGTTACCATATGTAAATTTAAATTACAAAATAAATACTAAAAATAACCTCACCATAAGTTATAAAAAATCAATTTTAAGACCTTTTCCAAATGAAATGAATCCTTTTATAAATTATATTAATATAAATAATTTAAGTGTAGGTAATACTTATTTAAAAGTTGAAGATACCGAAAATTATAAATTAACATATATTTACAAGAAGGCATATTCATTTATTTCATATTATCAAAAAACCTCAAATTTTATAAATAATAGTATATATCAAGAAGGAAGTACGTTTATTACAAAACCAATAAATTTAAATGGGTTTATGCACGAATATTATTTAGGCATTAATGTTTCGCAAGCATTATTCAAAAATAAAATTAATTTAAATATTAGCACAGGGGTTTCAGTTTTTGACAATTCTGAAATTGAAAAACAAAATAATATTAAACTAAATGGGGGTGATTTTTATCGACTAAAACTTTCATTCAATTATAAAGACATACTAAAAACAAGTTTGAACTTAGATGCTTACTTATCTTTTGTTTCTCCATCAAACTATGCTAATTTCACAATTAACGACCCCTCATATAGAACAGCATTTAACCTCAATAAAAAATTTGAAAAACAAAATATTAAAATTAAAATAAACGTAAACGATCCGTTTAATATTTATAAATGGCGAACAACATTTTATAGCCCAATAGGCGCTTTTGGAACCAATAAACAAAGAGATTTTAGAGGGATATCAGTTAGTATTACCAAACAATTTGGCAATAATAAATCCAAAGACACTGAAAAAACTGAATCTGAAAAGGGAAGAATAGAAACTGGTCAAAGTACCAAATAA
- a CDS encoding tetratricopeptide repeat protein, with product MKLYNCICFFLLSNFIYSQEFKTETKLYLEDLKKRNNDTLDITTPRKIFEIGYRNCYYGQNERGEELMQFGLKNMKDVTPEDIRHSSVQNTKNGFFVQAIEKLDKACVLDSTSHGYYGWVLLFFYHDYKRALEHFNLYDNLTPTFSDVANGDDIHFLKGIAEMKLGNYKKSIIEFNLSQSTSDKRGAKLNYPFELQLYKGRCYEKVKKFKKALNCYDIANKIVEVSDNYYYKAMLLKKMQQPKQALINLEKAYQLIKVGRKNRDNYYEVFDEIYIQDISNELESLKK from the coding sequence ATGAAACTATATAATTGTATTTGCTTTTTTTTGCTTTCCAACTTTATATATTCTCAAGAATTTAAAACAGAAACAAAATTATATTTGGAGGACTTAAAAAAAAGAAATAACGATACTCTTGACATTACTACTCCTAGAAAAATATTTGAAATAGGATATAGAAATTGTTATTATGGACAAAATGAAAGAGGCGAAGAATTGATGCAATTTGGATTGAAAAACATGAAAGATGTGACCCCTGAAGACATTCGGCACTCATCCGTACAAAACACTAAAAACGGTTTTTTTGTACAAGCAATAGAGAAATTAGACAAAGCTTGCGTTTTAGACTCTACATCACACGGTTACTACGGGTGGGTTTTATTGTTTTTTTACCACGACTACAAAAGAGCTTTAGAGCATTTTAATTTATATGATAATTTAACCCCAACATTTTCAGATGTTGCAAATGGTGACGATATTCATTTCTTAAAAGGCATTGCAGAAATGAAATTAGGAAATTATAAAAAATCTATAATTGAATTTAATTTAAGCCAAAGTACTTCCGATAAAAGGGGAGCTAAATTGAACTACCCATTTGAATTACAGTTATATAAAGGAAGATGTTACGAAAAGGTTAAAAAATTTAAAAAAGCTCTAAATTGCTATGACATTGCCAATAAAATTGTCGAAGTATCCGATAATTATTATTACAAAGCGATGCTTCTAAAAAAAATGCAACAACCTAAACAAGCATTAATTAATCTTGAAAAAGCATATCAATTAATCAAAGTTGGCAGAAAAAATAGAGATAACTATTATGAAGTATTTGATGAAATTTACATACAAGACATTAGTAACGAGTTAGAAAGCTTAAAAAAATAA
- a CDS encoding peptidase domain-containing ABC transporter: MFKSFPYYKQLEGKDCGPTCLKIIAEFYGKSISINYIRGLCSTTREGSSMLGIIEASEKLNLNTFATKINFNTLLEAPLPCIILWDRYHYVIVHKIKKNNIYIADPAIGKIKYQKNYFIKKWINVVDANDETEEGLAVFFEPTENFSSAAYDKEDEKFNPLKFLKKYLLKHKKLVLFLILFLTIENGLLIFFPFLTKNIVDKGIEPKNLNYINLILLAQLMIFIGLTTAQILRSRILLHLSTRINITIVSDFFIKLMKLPISFFDSRLTGDIMQRIRDNSRIEQFLTGNSLNTFFSLIQFFIFGGILIYYNFIIFLIFFSGSILYLSWLFFFLKKRKLLDYERFSHTSEEQSKILELITGMQEIKINNAENQKRKGWEEIQEKLYKIKLKLLNIEQWQLVGSSFISQLKDIIITFFSATLVIKGELTLGIMLSIQYIVGQLNAPLFQLVAFVRTAQDTKISLERLNEIHSKINEDEYLKQKSIDIKNKNIILNNITFNYTGNPNYVLKNLNLIIPKNNITAIVGTSGSGKTTLLKMIMKFYTPNAGTIFLDNINIENVTSYNWRENCGVVMQDGFIFNDSIANNITVGFENIDIDKLEYAIKVANIKEFIEDLPLKLNTQIGADGSGISGGQKQRILIARAVYKNPQYLFFDEATSALDAENEKTIHNNLQQFFKGKTVLIIAHRLSTVKNADQIIVLKNGEISEIGNHEQLVQNKADYFNLVKNQLELGN, encoded by the coding sequence ATGTTTAAATCATTTCCATATTATAAACAATTAGAGGGTAAGGATTGTGGACCTACTTGTCTTAAAATCATTGCCGAATTTTACGGTAAGTCCATTTCAATAAATTACATTAGAGGTTTGTGTTCAACTACAAGAGAAGGTAGTAGTATGCTAGGTATTATCGAAGCATCCGAAAAACTAAATCTTAATACATTTGCAACAAAAATAAATTTTAACACTCTATTAGAAGCTCCTTTACCCTGTATTATTTTATGGGACCGCTATCATTATGTTATAGTTCACAAAATCAAAAAAAATAATATTTATATTGCAGACCCAGCTATTGGAAAAATTAAATATCAAAAAAACTATTTTATCAAAAAATGGATAAATGTCGTTGATGCTAATGATGAAACAGAAGAAGGGCTTGCTGTTTTTTTTGAACCAACAGAAAATTTTAGTAGTGCAGCATACGACAAAGAAGATGAAAAATTTAATCCGTTAAAATTTTTAAAAAAATATCTATTAAAACATAAAAAATTAGTTCTTTTTTTAATTCTATTTCTTACAATCGAAAATGGACTCCTAATTTTTTTTCCATTTCTAACTAAAAATATCGTAGATAAAGGAATAGAACCTAAAAACTTAAATTATATAAATTTAATTCTACTAGCTCAATTAATGATTTTTATCGGTTTAACAACCGCTCAAATACTGAGATCAAGAATTCTATTACATTTAAGTACACGCATTAACATAACTATAGTTTCAGATTTTTTTATAAAATTAATGAAATTACCAATTAGTTTTTTCGATTCCCGACTTACAGGTGACATAATGCAACGAATTAGAGACAATTCACGTATCGAACAATTTTTGACAGGAAATTCATTAAATACGTTTTTTTCATTGATTCAATTCTTTATATTTGGTGGAATATTAATTTACTACAATTTTATTATTTTTCTTATCTTTTTTTCAGGTAGCATTTTATATTTAAGTTGGTTATTCTTTTTTCTTAAAAAAAGAAAACTACTTGATTATGAAAGATTTTCTCATACATCAGAAGAACAATCTAAAATACTTGAATTAATTACAGGTATGCAAGAAATTAAAATTAACAATGCAGAAAATCAAAAAAGAAAAGGTTGGGAAGAAATTCAAGAGAAACTTTATAAAATTAAATTAAAACTTTTAAACATAGAACAATGGCAATTAGTTGGATCTAGTTTTATTAGTCAATTAAAAGATATAATTATTACTTTCTTTTCGGCTACACTAGTAATCAAAGGCGAATTAACTTTAGGTATAATGCTTTCAATACAATATATAGTAGGACAACTTAACGCACCACTTTTTCAGTTAGTTGCGTTCGTTCGTACCGCACAGGATACAAAAATTAGTTTAGAAAGATTAAATGAAATCCATTCAAAAATTAATGAAGATGAATATTTAAAACAAAAAAGTATTGATATAAAAAACAAAAACATAATATTAAACAATATAACTTTCAATTATACAGGCAACCCAAATTATGTTTTGAAAAATCTTAATTTGATTATTCCTAAAAATAATATTACAGCTATAGTTGGCACAAGCGGTAGTGGAAAAACTACTTTATTAAAAATGATAATGAAATTTTATACTCCAAACGCAGGAACAATATTTTTAGATAACATTAATATTGAAAATGTAACTTCATACAATTGGCGAGAAAATTGTGGCGTTGTAATGCAAGATGGCTTTATATTTAATGATAGTATTGCAAATAATATAACCGTAGGCTTTGAAAATATTGACATAGATAAATTAGAATATGCAATTAAAGTAGCAAATATAAAAGAATTTATTGAAGACTTACCCTTAAAACTTAACACACAAATCGGCGCAGACGGCTCAGGCATATCAGGAGGACAAAAACAAAGAATACTTATTGCAAGAGCAGTATATAAAAATCCACAATATCTATTTTTTGACGAAGCTACATCTGCATTAGATGCAGAAAATGAAAAAACAATTCACAATAATTTACAGCAATTTTTCAAAGGTAAAACAGTATTAATTATTGCACATCGTTTAAGTACAGTAAAAAATGCAGACCAAATTATTGTACTTAAAAATGGAGAAATTTCAGAAATCGGAAATCATGAGCAACTAGTACAAAATAAAGCAGATTATTTCAACTTAGTAAAAAATCAATTAGAATTAGGAAATTGA
- a CDS encoding outer membrane beta-barrel protein — MQIILPKKINFTVNYITATTGGNYYYFITRKPFEEHVDITFSKKLCLNNLSISIYTNDIFNTNIPRFDALETNIKYQNKYDSRRIGFSINYTFPSKNNLTKEENTVIDDKEEEKTIAK; from the coding sequence TTGCAAATAATTCTACCCAAAAAAATAAATTTTACCGTAAATTACATCACCGCTACAACTGGCGGAAACTATTATTATTTTATTACTAGAAAACCATTCGAAGAGCACGTAGATATAACATTCTCTAAAAAATTATGTTTAAATAATTTGTCTATTTCTATTTATACAAATGATATTTTTAATACAAATATTCCGCGTTTTGATGCACTGGAAACAAATATCAAATACCAAAATAAATACGACTCAAGAAGAATTGGTTTTTCAATAAACTATACATTTCCTTCTAAAAACAACCTAACAAAAGAAGAAAACACAGTAATAGATGACAAAGAAGAAGAGAAAACTATAGCTAAATAA
- a CDS encoding ABC-F family ATP-binding cassette domain-containing protein yields MITVNDISVQFGGTTLFSEVSFAINENDKIALMGKNGAGKSTLLKIIAGQSKPSTGNVSAPKDAVVAYLPQHLLTTDGATVMEEASKAFGEIFSMKAEIDQINEQLTIRTDYESDAYMKLIERVSDLSEKFYAIEEVNYEAEVEKILTGLGFEREDFSRQTSEFSGGWRMRIELAKILLQKPDLILLDEPTNHMDIESIQWLEDFLINQAKAVVVISHDRAFVDTITNRTIEVTMGRIYDYKAKYSHYLELRKDRRIHQQKAYDEQQKMIADNRTFIDRFKGTFSKTDAVQSRVKMLEKLVIVQVDEVDNSALKLKFPPAARSGQYPVIVKDLRKSYGDHVVFKDANLVIERGQKVAFVGKNGEGKSTMIKAIMNEIGIDSGSLEIGHNSQIGYFAQNQAALLDENATIFETIDAIAVGDVRTQIKNILGAFMFHGDDITKKVKVLSGGEKTRLAMIKLLLEPVNLLILDEPSNHLDMKTKDIIKEALRDFEGTLILVSHDRDFLDGLATKVFEFGNKRVVEHFEDIAGFLAKKKMENMREIEK; encoded by the coding sequence ATGATTACAGTTAACGATATTTCGGTACAGTTTGGTGGTACTACACTTTTTAGCGAGGTTTCTTTTGCGATAAATGAAAATGATAAAATTGCCTTAATGGGCAAAAATGGTGCTGGAAAATCAACACTTTTAAAAATTATTGCAGGGCAAAGCAAGCCATCCACCGGAAATGTTTCTGCTCCCAAAGATGCGGTAGTGGCTTATTTGCCGCAGCATTTATTAACCACTGATGGAGCCACCGTTATGGAAGAAGCCTCTAAGGCTTTTGGCGAAATTTTCAGTATGAAAGCAGAGATAGATCAAATCAATGAGCAGCTAACCATCCGTACAGACTATGAGAGCGATGCGTATATGAAGTTGATTGAAAGGGTTTCGGACCTAAGTGAAAAATTTTATGCCATTGAGGAAGTAAATTATGAAGCCGAAGTAGAAAAAATATTGACTGGCTTGGGGTTTGAAAGAGAGGATTTTTCAAGACAAACGTCTGAATTTTCAGGAGGATGGAGAATGCGTATTGAGTTAGCAAAAATACTTTTGCAAAAGCCAGATTTGATTTTGTTAGACGAACCTACCAACCACATGGATATAGAAAGTATTCAGTGGCTAGAAGATTTTTTAATTAATCAAGCCAAAGCAGTTGTCGTGATTTCGCACGATAGAGCCTTTGTAGATACCATTACCAATCGTACCATTGAGGTTACAATGGGACGTATTTATGATTATAAGGCCAAATATTCGCATTATTTAGAACTCCGTAAAGACCGTCGTATACACCAACAAAAAGCCTATGATGAGCAACAAAAAATGATTGCAGATAATAGAACTTTTATTGATCGTTTTAAAGGAACATTCTCTAAAACAGATGCCGTACAATCTCGTGTAAAAATGCTTGAAAAACTAGTTATTGTTCAGGTAGACGAAGTAGACAATTCTGCATTAAAATTAAAATTTCCGCCTGCCGCTCGTTCTGGGCAATATCCAGTGATTGTAAAAGATTTAAGAAAATCCTATGGAGACCATGTGGTTTTTAAAGATGCCAATTTGGTCATTGAAAGAGGACAAAAAGTAGCTTTTGTTGGAAAAAACGGTGAAGGTAAATCTACCATGATCAAAGCCATAATGAACGAAATTGGTATTGATAGCGGTAGTTTAGAAATAGGACATAACTCCCAAATAGGATATTTTGCACAAAATCAAGCAGCCCTTTTGGATGAGAATGCCACCATTTTTGAAACCATTGATGCTATTGCGGTAGGGGATGTGCGTACTCAGATAAAAAATATCTTGGGTGCTTTTATGTTTCATGGAGACGACATTACCAAAAAAGTTAAAGTGCTTTCGGGTGGCGAAAAAACCCGTTTGGCGATGATTAAATTGCTGTTAGAACCCGTAAATTTATTAATTCTGGATGAGCCATCTAATCATTTAGACATGAAAACCAAGGATATTATCAAAGAAGCCCTACGGGATTTTGAAGGAACGCTAATTTTAGTTTCGCACGATAGAGATTTTCTCGATGGATTGGCTACCAAGGTTTTTGAATTTGGAAACAAAAGAGTAGTGGAGCATTTTGAAGACATTGCTGGATTTTTGGCCAAAAAGAAAATGGAAAATATGCGAGAAATAGAAAAATAA
- a CDS encoding alanine/glycine:cation symporter family protein — MEKVIEMLNAVVWSNALIILCLGTGLYFSIKTRFLQVRHIKEMFRLLFDGKSSESGVSSFQALSMSLAGRVGTGNIAGVATAIAFGGPGAMFWMWMVAFLGASTAFVEATLAQIYKEKHLGQFRGGPAFYIERGLGIKWFGILFAVVSVISAGLLLPGVQANSVADGIQNAFQIDGWISGAVVAVIFGAIVFGGVKRIAKFTEFIVPIMAIGYILIVLIIIAIDIDQLPGVISLVFKSAFNLQAGFGAVFGLAIQWGVKRGIYSNEAGQGTAPHIAAAANVSHPTKQGLVQSFSVYIDTLLVCSATGFMLLITGKYNVQNPAFGSGGTEFLYHGAQNVSVGPGFTQSAMDSVLPGFGSYFVAIALFFFAFTTILAYYYIAETNISYLTRNLKSPVYTHLLKIIMMLVIMYGSINQAKLAWDIGDLGVGLMAWFNIIAILLLQKPALLALKDYEKQRKEGKDPVFNPEDIGVSNAHIWHTIHKNK, encoded by the coding sequence ATGGAAAAGGTTATTGAAATGTTAAATGCTGTTGTTTGGAGTAATGCTTTAATAATTTTATGTTTGGGCACAGGGCTTTATTTTTCTATAAAAACCCGTTTTTTACAAGTACGGCATATCAAAGAAATGTTTCGATTGTTATTTGATGGCAAAAGCTCGGAGTCAGGAGTTTCTTCTTTTCAAGCCTTATCCATGTCTTTGGCAGGAAGAGTAGGTACCGGAAACATAGCTGGAGTAGCTACAGCCATTGCTTTTGGGGGTCCAGGAGCTATGTTTTGGATGTGGATGGTAGCATTTTTGGGAGCTAGTACTGCATTTGTAGAAGCAACATTAGCACAAATTTATAAAGAAAAACATTTAGGACAATTTAGAGGAGGCCCTGCATTTTATATAGAAAGAGGTTTAGGCATAAAATGGTTTGGTATTTTGTTTGCGGTAGTTTCTGTAATTTCGGCTGGTTTATTGCTGCCGGGAGTTCAAGCAAATTCAGTAGCAGACGGGATCCAAAATGCTTTTCAAATTGATGGGTGGATTTCTGGAGCTGTGGTTGCTGTTATTTTTGGAGCCATTGTATTTGGAGGCGTAAAACGAATTGCCAAATTCACGGAATTTATAGTACCTATAATGGCTATTGGCTATATTTTGATAGTTTTAATAATCATTGCAATAGATATAGACCAGCTGCCTGGGGTGATTTCTTTAGTTTTTAAAAGCGCCTTTAACCTCCAAGCCGGATTTGGTGCTGTTTTTGGTTTGGCTATACAGTGGGGAGTAAAAAGAGGTATTTATTCTAATGAAGCAGGTCAGGGTACTGCACCACATATTGCTGCTGCTGCCAATGTTTCGCATCCAACTAAACAAGGTTTGGTACAATCTTTTTCGGTATATATTGATACCTTATTGGTGTGTTCTGCCACTGGATTTATGTTGTTGATTACTGGCAAATATAATGTACAAAATCCTGCATTTGGTTCTGGAGGCACAGAGTTTTTATACCATGGAGCACAAAACGTTTCGGTAGGCCCTGGCTTTACTCAAAGTGCGATGGATAGTGTTCTGCCTGGATTTGGCTCTTACTTTGTGGCTATTGCATTATTTTTCTTTGCTTTCACCACTATTCTGGCGTATTATTATATTGCCGAAACCAATATTTCGTATTTGACCCGAAATCTAAAATCACCCGTTTATACTCATTTATTAAAAATAATCATGATGCTAGTGATTATGTATGGCTCTATCAATCAAGCCAAATTAGCATGGGATATTGGCGATTTAGGAGTGGGTCTAATGGCTTGGTTTAATATTATTGCAATCCTTTTATTACAAAAACCAGCATTATTGGCTTTGAAAGATTATGAAAAACAACGAAAAGAGGGCAAAGATCCCGTTTTTAATCCAGAAGACATAGGAGTTTCCAATGCACATATTTGGCATACAATCCACAAAAACAAATAA
- a CDS encoding GlmU family protein, translating to MNYILFDGPSRDALLPFTFTRPVADILIGILTIRQKWEMYLGSTTTTLTQEYLSDKYPMVELEQNVMINASFLPTPSLVDLICNLKDKQAVFKGEEVVAFFSNEEQEEIDFEDYEILEYHDTCLTVTATWDIFSKNDAAIREDFELLTQDRTSQPIPKNVQVIAPENIFIEEGAKLAFVTLNASTGPIYIGKNAEIMEGSVIRGPFALCEGGVVKLATKIYGATTVGPNSKVGGELNNSVLFSNSNKGHDGFLGNAVLGEWCNIGADSNNSNLKNNYEEVKLWSYQTEGFAKTGLQFCGLMMGDHSKCGINTMFNTGTVVGVSANIFGSGFPRNFVPSFSWGGASGFSTYITKKAFETARIVMSRRNVVFDAQEAAILEHVFEETKKWRKE from the coding sequence ATGAATTACATACTCTTTGATGGTCCCTCTAGAGACGCCTTATTGCCTTTTACTTTTACCCGACCGGTTGCAGATATTTTAATTGGGATACTGACAATTCGTCAAAAATGGGAAATGTATCTAGGTTCTACCACCACTACGCTAACCCAAGAATATCTATCCGACAAATACCCAATGGTGGAGCTAGAGCAAAACGTGATGATTAATGCTTCATTTTTGCCTACACCCTCTCTGGTGGATTTAATCTGTAATCTAAAAGACAAACAAGCTGTTTTTAAGGGAGAAGAAGTAGTGGCTTTTTTTTCTAACGAAGAGCAAGAAGAAATTGATTTTGAGGATTACGAAATTCTGGAATACCACGATACTTGTTTGACTGTTACTGCTACATGGGATATTTTTTCAAAAAACGATGCAGCCATTAGAGAAGATTTTGAACTCTTGACCCAAGACAGAACATCCCAGCCCATACCCAAAAACGTTCAAGTAATTGCTCCAGAAAATATTTTTATAGAAGAAGGAGCAAAACTAGCCTTTGTAACCCTAAATGCGTCAACCGGACCTATATATATAGGTAAAAATGCCGAAATAATGGAAGGTTCTGTAATTCGTGGTCCTTTTGCACTTTGCGAAGGCGGTGTCGTTAAATTGGCTACCAAAATTTATGGCGCCACCACTGTGGGACCTAATTCTAAAGTAGGAGGAGAGCTAAACAACTCGGTCTTGTTTTCTAATTCCAACAAAGGGCACGATGGTTTTTTAGGAAACGCTGTTCTGGGAGAGTGGTGCAATATTGGTGCGGATAGTAATAATTCTAATTTAAAAAACAATTACGAAGAAGTAAAATTATGGAGCTACCAAACCGAAGGCTTTGCTAAAACAGGGCTGCAATTTTGTGGTTTGATGATGGGAGATCACAGCAAGTGCGGTATCAACACCATGTTTAACACCGGTACAGTAGTGGGAGTTAGTGCTAATATTTTTGGCAGTGGTTTTCCTCGCAATTTTGTGCCTAGTTTTTCTTGGGGCGGTGCTTCAGGCTTTTCGACCTATATTACCAAAAAAGCTTTTGAGACTGCCAGGATAGTTATGAGCCGAAGAAATGTGGTCTTTGATGCGCAAGAAGCAGCCATTTTAGAACATGTTTTTGAAGAGACTAAAAAATGGCGCAAAGAATAG
- a CDS encoding type B 50S ribosomal protein L31, whose amino-acid sequence MKTGVHPENYRLVAFKDMSNEDVFITKSTAETKETIVHEGVEYPVVKMEISRTSHPFYTGKNKLIDTAGRIDKFKTKYAKHVK is encoded by the coding sequence ATGAAAACAGGTGTACACCCAGAGAATTACAGATTAGTTGCTTTTAAAGACATGTCTAACGAAGATGTTTTTATTACTAAATCTACAGCAGAAACTAAAGAAACTATTGTACACGAAGGTGTAGAGTATCCAGTTGTAAAAATGGAGATTTCTAGAACTTCGCACCCTTTTTACACCGGTAAAAACAAACTTATTGATACTGCAGGACGTATTGACAAGTTCAAAACTAAATACGCTAAACACGTTAAATAA
- a CDS encoding DUF4199 domain-containing protein: protein MVNEIVKKNGVSFGIITGVLSVLITTFIYVVDLKLFTSTWIGFASIAVYLVVGIILLIKTKKDLNGLFSFKDAFTTYFISAVIGILISVAFNIILFNFIDPAAKEIIKENTLKYLIATLQKFNTPTTAINEAITKLKENDQFSIPELLKGSVFSILFSALFGLILAAFFKSKSLSRES, encoded by the coding sequence ATGGTAAATGAAATTGTTAAGAAAAACGGTGTGAGTTTTGGTATTATAACTGGTGTGCTTTCGGTACTTATTACTACCTTTATATATGTAGTAGATCTAAAACTATTTACCTCTACATGGATTGGTTTTGCGAGTATTGCTGTGTATTTAGTTGTTGGAATTATTTTATTGATTAAGACCAAAAAAGACTTAAATGGACTGTTTTCTTTTAAAGATGCTTTTACGACTTATTTTATTTCGGCTGTGATTGGAATTCTGATTTCGGTGGCATTCAATATTATTTTATTTAATTTTATTGATCCTGCTGCCAAAGAAATAATTAAAGAGAACACCCTTAAATACCTGATTGCTACGCTACAAAAATTCAATACGCCTACTACTGCTATCAATGAGGCTATTACAAAACTTAAAGAGAACGATCAATTTTCGATACCAGAATTACTTAAAGGATCTGTGTTTAGCATTCTTTTTAGTGCTTTGTTTGGTTTAATTTTGGCTGCTTTCTTTAAAAGCAAATCACTATCAAGAGAATCCTAA